A region from the Andrena cerasifolii isolate SP2316 chromosome 11, iyAndCera1_principal, whole genome shotgun sequence genome encodes:
- the LOC143374695 gene encoding uncharacterized protein LOC143374695: protein MALETPSWLNLDFTERLLRMSEDDSTIRVIDIFVKPATAKGDNYTSDMMRVAIEFTRNQGDNKVTQKKSLIFKFEPIVEGARRDLITKTEIFDTEITMMMDALKKMNDMLGYENRLGARVLHIRMERPLCLIIEDLAPLGFRMADRQAGLDLAHSLLAMRGLGKFHGSSVALCEKEPKQKSNYRKGLFSDEYPKEMSDFFTGGFLALAKEVEQWPELDKSYAEKLRALSSRLYSFGTEAMKRRDDQFNVINHGDCWVNNMLFRYEDGKPVQHIFVDFQLCVYASPAIDLLYFLSTSPAAQVYENSMDELLKEYHRTLSSTMKQLSCKTAPPSVQEIKQYMKEREICAMIFSITVLPIILLDKSEAKDIDELLSIDGTHDNPGFRNPVYKKIMVKRLRKYAENGLLDL, encoded by the exons ATGGCCCTAGAGACGCCGTCATGGTTGAACCTAGACTTCACCGAGAGGCTCCTGCGAATGTCGGAGGACGACAGTACGATCCGAGTGATCGATATATTTGTGAAACCGGCCACCGCCAAGGGTGACAACTACACCAGCGATATGATGAGAGTGGCCATCGAGTTCACGCGAAATCAGGGTGACAATAAAGTGACTCAGAAGAAGTCGCTCATCTTCAAATTCGAGCCGATAGTCGAAGGTGCACGAAGGGACCTT ATCACGAAGACCGAAATCTTTGACACGGAGATCACCATGATGATGGATGCCCTGAAGAAAATGAACGATATGCTGGGTTATGAAAACCGTCTGGGCGCGCGAGTTCTTCACATACGGATGGAACGGCCTCTGTGTCTGATCATAGAGGATCTTGCACCCCTTGGGTTTCGCATGGCCGACCGACAAGCCGGTCTGGACCTAGCTCACAGCCTGTTGGCCATGCGAGGATTGGGGAAGTTTCATGGCAGTTCCGTCGCTCTGTGCGAGAAG GAACCGAAACAAAAGTCTAACTACAGGAAGGGTCTATTCAGCGACGAGTATCCGAAAGAGATGTCTGACTTTTTCACGGGCGGTTTCTTAGCATTGGCAAAGGAAGTAGAGCAGTGGCCGGAACTTGATAAAAG CTATGCAGAAAAGCTTCGGGCCCTTTCGTCGCGTCTGTACAGCTTTGGCACAGAAGCGATGAAACGTCGGGATGATCAGTTCAACGTGATCAATCATGGCGATTGTTGGGTGAACAACATGTTATTCAGATACGAGGACGGAAAGCCGGTCCAGCATATTTTC GTGGATTTCCAACTGTGTGTCTACGCTTCACCCGCGATCGACCTGCTCTACTTCCTGTCTACCAGCCCGGCGGCGCAAGTTTACGAGAACAGCATGGACGAGCTGCTCAAGGAGTACCATCGAACATTGTCGAGCACGATGAAGCAACTAAGTTGTAAAACAGCACCGCCCAGCGTCCAGGAAATAAAGCAGTATATGAAGGAGCGTGAGATATGCGCCATGATATTTTCCATCACGGTTTTGCCGATAATTTTACTGGACAAGAGCGAAGCGAAAGACATCGATGAATTGTTATCCATAGACGGTACTCATGATAATCCTGGCTTCAGGAAcccagtttataaaaaaataatggtcAAGAGATTACGGAAGTACGCAGAGAATGGCTTACTCGATCTGTGA